In Scytonema millei VB511283, the sequence GGAGACATCAAAGCTAAACGGAGTTTTTTGCAGTACCCGATCTTGACTTGTCAGTTGGTATGCCCGTTGCATCCACAGCAGGCGATTGCAAATGCCCCGATGGGTATTCATTGCCCCTTTTGGTTTTCCCGTAGAACCAGAAGTATAAATAACATATGCTAGGTTTTCCGACCGGAGATCGCTGACCGGATTCGTTGTTTGCTCTCTAGAAATTTTTTCCCACTCAGTATCCAAACAAATAACCTGCGTTTGACGATCGGGTAGCCCAGCGATCTGCTTTTCTTGAGTTAACAGCACTGCGACTTGGGAATCTTGCAGCATAAAAGCTAATCGTTCTGGGGGATACTCTGGGTCAAGCGGCACGTAAGCCCCTCCAGCTTTGAGAATTCCCCAGAGTCCGACTACCATTTCTAGCGATCGCTCCATGCAAATTCCCACCAGTACCTCTGGTTTGACTCCGAGTTGCTGTAGATAGTGGGCGACTGCATTTGCTCGCTGGTTCAACTCTCGGTAGGTTAGATGCTCGTTTTCAAAGACTACAGCAATGGCATCAGGGGTTTGCTCAACTTGCGTTTCAAATAAATGATGCAGGCAAGTCGGTAGGGGCGCACAGCTGTGCGCCCGTACAGAGGAGTTGGGAGTCGTAGGGGCAGGTTTAGCAACAGATTCATGGCTTACGTCAATAAATCTTGGTTCAAAACCTGCCCGTACAGAGGAGTCGGGAGTTGGTACGGGCGGGTTTCCAAACCCGCCCGTACAGGTATTGTTCCATTCCACCAGGATTTGCTGTCGCTCTGCTGGTGTTAAGAGCGGTAAATCCCCGATGCTGCGATCGGGATTTTCAATAACGCCTGCTAGCAAGGTTTGGAAATGCCCTAGCATCCTGGCGATCGTGCCGCGATCGAATAGATCGGTATTGTATTCTAGACTGCCCGTCAACCCGCGATCGGTTTCCGTCATCCACAAGGTCAAATCAAATCTTGCCGTAGTACTATCCGTTTCCAACAGGTCTAGGGTCAAACCTGGGAGTTCCAAAGCTGACATCGGCACGTTGAGCGCAAACATCACTTGAAATAAAGGCGTGTGGCTCAAGGAACGCTCCGGTTGCAATTGCTCTACCAACTGCTCGAAGGGTAGGTCTTGATGGGCATATGCTCCTAAAGCCACTTGACGCACTCGGCTCAACAGCTCCCGAAAATTGGGAGTACCTGCCATATTGGTACGCATAACCAAGGTATTCGCAAAGAATCCGATCGCTGCTTCGATTTCGCTCCGATTGCGGTTGGCAATGGGCGAACCTACGAGTAAATCTTCCTGCCCCGTGTAGCGATAAAGCAGGGTTTTGAATGCCGCTAATAATGTCACGTACAGGGTGACATCTTCCCGCCTGCTCAAATCTTTCAATGCTTCAGTTAAAGCTAGAGGCAAGGTAAAAGATTGCACTGCTCCTTTAAAAGTCTGAATTGCAGGTCGAGGACGGTCTGTAGGCAATTCCAAAATCGGGGCGCTGCCCTCTAGTTGCTGTTGCCAGTAAGCGATTTGGGTTGCTAGTACTTCTCCTTGTAACCATTGCCGCTGCCAAACAGCAAAGTCTGCATATTGAATCGATAATTCTGGTAAGGGTGAGGGTTTGCCGCTAGCAAAAGCTGCGTATAGAGCAGCGAGTTCGCGAATCAGTATGCCGTTAGACCAACCATCAGAGATAATGTGATGGATTGTAGATAGCAGTATATGCTCGGACTGGTTCAGCCGCAGGAGAGTAAACCGTAACAGTGGAGCTTCTGCTAGGTTAAACGATCGCGTTGCCTCTACTGTCGCAAGGCGTTGCACTTCAACCTCCCGTTCTGCGGCGGGGAGTTTTTCTAAGTCGATGACTGGCAGTTTCAAAATTAAACTAGGAGCAATGACCTGGACTGGTTGCCCATCTACCTGATGGAAAGTCGTGCGTAAAACTTCGTGACGGCGCACGATTTCGTTAAAGCTTTGCTCCAAGACTGGTAAATTCAGCGCTCCTACGATTCGCAGAGCAACAGCTTGGTTGTATAAGGGATTGCCTGGATCGAGGCGATCGAGAAACCACAACCGCTGTTGAGCAAAGGACAAGGGAAAAGTATTGGTATCGCGACTTTGGGGCTGAATTTTGACAGACGAGACATTACCGCGTTTCTGCCTCAGCCGTTGCAGTAGTAAATCGCGTTGCTGTGGAGATAGATTAGCAATATTGGCGATCGCGTCACTCATTTTCTGCTTCCTTCCCGATCGTTCGACTCTGTTTCGCTGGCAAGTAATGTTTGAATTTCTGCTTCCGAAAGCTGCTCTAGTTCTGCTAACGTTTGGGCAAGCAATTCGCTGTCAGTCTCTTGGGCTAGTTTTTGGGCAATTTTCACGGCGAGATCGGCTACAGTAGGGGCGGCGAAAAAATCGCGCAGGGGTAACTCGATCTCGAAAGCGTCGCGCACGCGAGACACAACTTGAGTTACAAGCAAAGAGTGTCCGCCGAGGTCAAAGAAATTGTCGTTAATCCCAATTCGCTCTAGCCGCAACACTTCTGCCCAAATTTCCACCAGAGATTTTTCTACAGGAGTCCGAGGTGCAACAAAAGTATCTGCTAAATCGGGTCTAGATGCGTCCGGTGCAGGTAGCACTTGCCGATCCACCTTGCCATTGGGAGTCAAAGGTAGTTGCTTCAACAGCACAAAAGCAGATGGCATCATGTACTCGGGTAGTTTATCTTTCAAAAACAAGCGCAAATCGTTAGTACTTGCAGTGCTTTGACTGGGAACGACGTAAGCAACCAAACGGCGATCGCCCAGCTTATCTTCTCGAACGATGACAATCGCTTCCCTGACCTGCGGGTGTTGTCTCAGTGCTGCCTCAACTTCTCCTAACTCGATGCGGAAGCCGCGCACCTTGACCTGATCGTCCAGCCGTCCTAGAAATTCCAGGTCGCCATCTGGTAGGAAGCGCACTAGATCGCCAGTTTTGTAAAGTCGAGAGTCGGGAGTCGTAGGGGCGGGTTTAGCAAAAGATTCACGGCTTACGTCAATAAATCTTTGCTCAAAACCCGCCCGTACAGGGGAGTCGGGGAAGAGAGCTGAGGGAGCTGAGGGAGCTGGGGAAGAAAGAAATTTTGAATTTTGTTCACGAAGTGTAGCGTTAGCGTCTATTTTGACTTTTGAATTTTCCCAAGGGTTGGGAATAAATCGTTCTTGTGTCAAATCTGGACGGTTGAGGTAGCCTCGGGCTACGCCAGCACCAGCAATATATAATTCCCCTGGTACGCCAATCGGTACTGGCTGCAATTGCCGATCTAAGACGTAGACTTGCATATTCGCCAAGGGACGACCTAGCGGAACTGTTGCAGAATCTTGTTGCCTTGTCTCTTTTTGCCTTGTCTCTAAGGGATAGGTCAGCACGCCAACAGTTGTTTCTGTGGGTCCATAATGGTTGATAATCCGGCAGGTTGGCGCGTACTGCTGAATTTGCTCGATGAGATTCCAACTCGCAGCCTCACCACCTAACACCAGGCATTGACGCGGCAGAATTTTGGCTGGGGAAGGCGATGCTAAAAGCGCTGCTAAGTGTGAAGGGACAATTTTGAGACAGTCGATCGCATGGCGATCGCAGTAATCCGCTAAGGCTACGGGATCGGATGCCCGTTGTTGAGAGACAATATGCAGACAGCCACCTTGACACAAAGCGGGAAATATGCATGTATTACCTAAGTCAGCAGCAAAGGTAGATACGGTGGCAAAGCTAGCATCAGTTGATAAGTTGAGTTGGGGGGCGATCGCATAAAAATAATTCAGGAGTTGCCGATGCTCGATCGCAACACCCTTGGGTTTGCCAGTCGAGCCAGAGGTGTATAGTACGTAGACGAGATTTTCAACTGTTACCTCACTCGTGAGATTCTCATCGCTATATCGCGCAATTTCATCCCAATCCGCGTCTAGACAAATTGCCCGTGCTGAGTGGGGTGGTAATGTTTCGACTAGGTGTTGTTGTGTCAAAACGATTGCTGCTTGCGCATCTTGCAAGCGGAAAGTCAAATTCTCTGCTGGTAATGCTGGATCTAGCGGTAGATATGCGCCGCCAGCTTTGAGGATGCCTAAAAGTCCTACCAACGTTAAGAGCGATCGCTCTAGGTAAAGTCCCACCAGCACCTCTGGTTTGACTCCCAACTGCTGTAAGTAACGAGCGAGTTGATTAGCTTCAGCATTTAATTGAGCATAAGTCAACTGCCGATCTTCAAAAACAACAGCGATTTTGTCAGGCGATCGCTCTACCTGAGCTTCAAATAATTGGTGGATGCATTTGTCAAGCGAGTAATCTGTCTGTGTTTGGTTTAATAGCAGTAGTTGTTGCCGTTCGCCCTGGCTGAGAATTTGTAACTGAGCGATCGCGATTTCTGGATTTTCGATTGCATGGGTTAATAGAGTTTGAAACTGGGCAGCTAAGCGTTGGATAGTATCTACCGAGAAGTAATTAATATCGTAATAAAAGGCCGTACTCAGAGAATTATCGCGTTGAGTACAAGTCAGTTTAACTTTAAACTGCTCGATGCAACTATACTGCTTGTCAAGCGAAAACGTTACACCAGCAGTAGAAATTTTCTCCGGTAATTGCTCGAATTCAAAACCGATCGGGAACGCTAAAGTATTGTTGTTTTCTGTCGTTTTTGGCGTAAAATAATCTTGCCATTCCTCGGCTTGACTGAGAGTTTTTGCGGCTAATTCTACAACTTCTTGAAAGCGTAAATCTGGGACTAAATTGGTTTCGATCGGTAGCCAGGTAGCAAGTAATCCCATGACTCGATCCAGTTCTTCATATTCTCGGCGATCGCTAGCCACTCCGATTGTAATTTCCTGTTGGGTGAGTCGCCAT encodes:
- a CDS encoding non-ribosomal peptide synthetase, with the translated sequence MQTETISGFELSPQQKRLWLLQQDSPAYITECAISIEGALQPEVLKAALQHIIYRNEIFRTIFRRLPGRKLPVMAVVDDCLPEWQAIDPQRSPLAPLHKGGNIVPLHQEDWERSPLAPLQKEGNIAPLIKGGWGGSSDLNHDAQAIAIEALFQEASRHSFDFESGSLLRLSLLKLSANLHVLHVCLPSLCADSRTIANLIAEIGNSYSACLQSRELEAEVVQYCQFSTWQNQLLADTDAEEANAYWRERVASLELKLPFENKPLKQTKFQPECFELAIALTRITQIENLARKFDTTIAIVLLACWQTLLWRLTQQEITIGVASDRREYEELDRVMGLLATWLPIETNLVPDLRFQEVVELAAKTLSQAEEWQDYFTPKTTENNNTLAFPIGFEFEQLPEKISTAGVTFSLDKQYSCIEQFKVKLTCTQRDNSLSTAFYYDINYFSVDTIQRLAAQFQTLLTHAIENPEIAIAQLQILSQGERQQLLLLNQTQTDYSLDKCIHQLFEAQVERSPDKIAVVFEDRQLTYAQLNAEANQLARYLQQLGVKPEVLVGLYLERSLLTLVGLLGILKAGGAYLPLDPALPAENLTFRLQDAQAAIVLTQQHLVETLPPHSARAICLDADWDEIARYSDENLTSEVTVENLVYVLYTSGSTGKPKGVAIEHRQLLNYFYAIAPQLNLSTDASFATVSTFAADLGNTCIFPALCQGGCLHIVSQQRASDPVALADYCDRHAIDCLKIVPSHLAALLASPSPAKILPRQCLVLGGEAASWNLIEQIQQYAPTCRIINHYGPTETTVGVLTYPLETRQKETRQQDSATVPLGRPLANMQVYVLDRQLQPVPIGVPGELYIAGAGVARGYLNRPDLTQERFIPNPWENSKVKIDANATLREQNSKFLSSPAPSAPSALFPDSPVRAGFEQRFIDVSRESFAKPAPTTPDSRLYKTGDLVRFLPDGDLEFLGRLDDQVKVRGFRIELGEVEAALRQHPQVREAIVIVREDKLGDRRLVAYVVPSQSTASTNDLRLFLKDKLPEYMMPSAFVLLKQLPLTPNGKVDRQVLPAPDASRPDLADTFVAPRTPVEKSLVEIWAEVLRLERIGINDNFFDLGGHSLLVTQVVSRVRDAFEIELPLRDFFAAPTVADLAVKIAQKLAQETDSELLAQTLAELEQLSEAEIQTLLASETESNDREGSRK